tgctcattttacagaaatgggaaaccaaggctcagtgTGGGTAACTTGCCACAACCACACAACTAGAGGACAGGACAGGCTGGCTCTGCCCTTTGCCACTTATGGTCCATCCtgcatccagccagccagccagccctcTGCCCCAAGCCATCAGTGAAGAAGATGCTTCCAGCCTGACTGGGACATGTCAACGGTCTCTCTTCACCCCTCGCTCACTCCGGGACCAGCACAGGGTTAGGGAGACAGATCTGGCTTCTACCTGTCTCCTACTCTCTCCACCTGGACAGAGACTTTGCCTCTAAGCCCACTTCCTCATAGGTAAGACGGGTCCAAGTGGCCTCAATCTGGATGGGCCCTTTTGGGGTCCTGAAAGGGACAGGACCCTGCAATTAAATGTGGACATGCCAGGGGCCAGGCCTGTCATCCTGGCCTCCCTGCTGGGTGGCCTCAGGCATGTAACTCCTTGTCTCCATTTCATGGAgctactgtgagaattaaatgaatctCAGACCTCGGCCCAGAGCCTGGGGCACACTCGGCACCCATTACGTGAGTTACTTTCTTCCCCTTCATTTTTCTGCGACAAGAATAACGTTTATTGactacttactctgtgccaggccctgttaaGTAGCCACATTTATTAACTCCCTGAATCCTCAtaaagcagttctcaaagtggggtccctggaccatcaGTGTCAGCATCACCGGGGCCCTTGCTGGAAGTGCGGGTTCCCAGCCCACCCCACGCCTGCTGAGTCAGACACCCGGCGGGGGGGGGGTCTGCCCTCTGCTTTTTAACGAGCCCTCCAGGAGACTGTGACGCAGCTGAAGTGTGAGAAGACTTGCTTCTAACACCCTCGGGAGACAATTATGCCCATTgtacagaagagcaaactgaagctcagagaggtggaccagCTCTAGGTTACATGCCTGCTAAGTATCAGAGGTGATTTGAACCCATGCCACCAGGCACCAGAGTCTGTCCTCGGAGCCCCTGCCCTGGACCTTGATAATGTGAAGCTTGTGTAAGATGCTGGAGAATTCCAGGTCACACCAGTGACCGTGGCCTCAGAAAATGGACAGCCCCTCCCTCCTGGCCTCGGTGGGATCTGAGTGCTCCCACCAGCTCCCAGGGCCCCACACGCACAGCCACAGTCACAGCCATTTCCAACCCTTTATTGGGGCTGTCAGCCccaaataaatataatacattaaaCCCAGAGCTGAGGGAACTGTGCACCCCAGGAGGTGCCCCCCACAACCTCAGCTGGGCAAAATAAGTTAGCGGGGTGCCTGCCAACAGCAAGGCCAGCTCCCTGGCTGGGCAGGTGATGGCAGCTGGACTCGCACACGCTGGTCTAAAGTGCATCTTCTGTGGTCCCCAAGTCTGCGTGGCCCCTGGTCAGGCCACTGGGAGGGGTGGGCGGCAGGCTCCCGGTGCTCACACCGTGCCAGCAGTGGCCACCGAGGCTCTGTGTCCATCTGTCGGTTTGGGGGGACAGCCGCTTGGCCAGGCGTCCTCAAGAGAAGCTGTCGTCAGGCTGTGGCTGGGAGTCGAAAGGAGGGTCTGGGACAGTGATGCCTTGATGTAGCTTCTCCAGTGAGAATTTCATCTGCGGAGAGGCGGGCAGGGGGGAGGTCAGGGCTGGGAGGGTGACGTCGCCCCCATCCCGTAGTTGAGGGACTGGAGAAGATCCAGGGAGGTCACGTCCCCCCCAAGGTCACCCTGTAACAAGAGCCGGCCCTACTGCGCCCCGTTTAACTCTCACAGGCAGCAGATGGACGGGGCCCAGATGGCCTGAGCTCAAGTCTCGCTTTCCTACTTACTAGGTAAcctcaggccagcccctcaaccgTCGCAGGTCCCTGAGCTGAGGGTTAGTTCAGGGGTCTGCTAGGGGGACAGCAGGACCCGGCACATGGGAAGTGCTCAATGCACGCCAGCTATCCTTAATCGCCTAGCTGTGCAGCCTTGGGCAAGTCTGAAGACCTCAGAGCTCAGCGTCCCGTCTATTAAATGGGGGCTAACAAGAGCACCCCTCACAGGCTGGCCAGGGGGAGCAAACCAGCTGGTCATTTTAGCACTTGGAACAGCCTGGCTCAATCGGTGTCTGCTGTTAGCATCAATTTGTGAAGTCCACTCTGTGCCCTCGGCAGTTTGAGAGAGGAAAACAGTAAGAATTTAACTCAGGATGGGGGGGCCTTGCCTTTCCTCTCTCTGAGTGATGGGGCCCCAGCCTCAGTCCCCTCTCTCCCACCCTGTCCTGCACGGCCCTTCCCGGCCTGAGCATCTCCCTCCGAGTGTGACTTCAGGGAGCAACGAGACCCCTAAAGCTGGGCCTCGGCATGATGGTCCACGGTGACCAGACGCGACCTTCACCGTCACCCACCAACTTGGGCACCCAGCCAAGGCTCCCCAGCTTCCCgcaccccctccccaccttaGGCACTTACCCCAGTGCCTGCCCTTTGTGCTGCCTgaccacatttattgagcacctggtGCGTTGAGTACCGGGCACTGAGCTCACAGCAAACACACACAGTGTTTACTACGAGCTTGGCGCTATTCAAATGTTAATGCATTTAATCCCACAACGGTCCTTGAGGTCACATCCATTGTTACCCCATTTACTGAGGAGGAAGCCAAGGCCCGCAAGGGTGAAGTCACCAGCACAAGGTCACACACCAGAATTTGAACCTGCTGTCTGAACAGACGCTACACCTGAACTACGGGGGTATCTGGGGCAATCCCTTCTGGACATGAGACCCCAACAGTCTTTGAAGAACCTTTCTGACCTTCATATGACCCTTAGTCACCCCAAAGTGGGGGAGGGGTTCAGGGAGCAGGCTTCACCTACCCCTGACCGCTGCGACTGGTcagggatgggcatgtgacccCAGCAGCCAGTGAGGGTGGGCTCTTTCTTTGGATGCTAGCCTGGAGCTCCAAGTGCTACCTTGGTCATCCTGGGGGAGAGGATGCCCACAACAAAGCCAACCCTGGGGGTGGGCAGAgtcaagagacagagagaccgaTTCTTACTACTGTTGAGTGGCTGCATCCAGCACGCCTGAAGTCAGACACCCTGAACTTTTTTCCCAGGATGAGAGCCAAAACATTCTTTCTTCCATCCTGCTGATTTTTCCAGCACCCCTGGGAGGTGGGGACTATGAAtggcctcctcattttacagaggaggaaactgaggcccagatgcacctgctgcctctggggatctGAACGCGGGCGCCCGGAGCCTCAAAGCCGCACCTCGTCCAGGAGCTCCACGGAGGCACGCAGGATCTGCCTCCACTTGTGCACCTCCACGCTGTGGAACTGCTTCTGCAGAGCCAGGATCTCCGCCCACTCCGTGGCCGTCTGCGGGAACTTGCTGTGGGGATGCAGGGCCTGAGCAGGGCCTTGGCCCCTCAGACCTGCCCAAGCCCCCAAACCCCTCAGGCTCCCCACTCACCCCTTGGCCAGGGCCAGACTGTGCCACGTCTCAAAAGTGTGGGCCGTCCTCTCCAGGGACCAGAGACGGTAAAAGAGGAGGACATTGAGGGCGATGAGGACGATGAGGCTGGGGGCAGGGTCAGAGGTCGTGAGTTGGGGTACGGATGCTCCCACCAGTCAGGCACCCGCACAACCATCCCCAAAGGGGCACCAGGATTATCTTccttttcagaggaggaagctaAGACCAGAGAGCCTGAGCGAcatgcctagggtcacacagtccATAGGCAGCAAAGTCAGGGTTCAACCCCAGGCCTGTCAGATGCCCGCACCTGTCACCGCAACGCCAGGCCACCTCCCCGGGAAAGCCGGGCCTGGAGCACGGGGAAGGGGCTGCTCTGGGGGTGAGAGACGAGGAGCGGAAGGACCCAAGACCCTACCTCACACAGATCCTGAGAAGGCagcgagggagagagagagagatgagagctGCCCAGCCCATCCCGGCCCCCACCCCCTCGGCTGGCGGCTCCCAGCAGAGCATGCTGCGTGGCTCCCGTTGGGGaaacgaggctcagagaggctgagtgtgCGGTGTATCTGACTCGCACCTCCCAGAGGCTGCTGGGAGCACGGATTTTATCACCACCGCCTCACAGCGTCCTGTGCCGCCCCCTGCCCCCCGTACCTCTAGGACCTGGTGCACGTCCGTCTTCCTGCCTGAACCCTCGGGGTCTCCACTCAGGAGGCCTCTGCTttcccaggaagccctccctgactgccTGCCTGTCCCGCCTGGAGGAAGCCTCCACTGACCTCCCACGGCTCCCCTGTCCGGCCATATCCCCTCTGCCTGTGCCTCCACCATCCCGGCCCTgtcccctctgcccctgcccccccATCCCGGCCCTATCCCCTCCGTGTCTCTCCCATCCcgtccctgttccctctgcccctgtccccccatcccagccctgtcccctctgcccctgcccccccATCCTGGCCCTGTCCCCTCTGCCCGTGCCCCACCATCCCGGCCCTGTCCCCTCTGCCCCCATCTGTCCCCCATCCTGGCCCTGTCCCCTCTGTCTGTGCCCCCCCCATCCTGgccctgttccctctgtctgtgcCTCCCCTACCCCAGCTCTGTCCCTTTGCCTGTGTTTCCCCTATCACAGCCACCATCATTTTAGCCTGGTGTCAGGTCTGTCTCCCCCAGGGCTACTGGTCACTACTATGTCCCCAGGAACACCCAGCTTACAGCTGGGCACAGAAAGCATAAGTGAAATGTGTAAATAACATTGCTTCTTTTGCATCCCTCTCCTCGTTCACCTAATTCCACATGCTTTGGGTGCCTGCTCCTCCAGAAAGCCCCCTGCCCACTGGGCGAGGTCAGGCCCCTCTATTCCCTTCACCCACAGCCCCCCCACCCCGGGAGCCTCCAGGGCATCCGCTGTCCCAGCAGGGAAGACTTCCCCAAGACAAACCTAGCATCGGCACTGGGCGCCGAGGAGCTCTGCAGGGAGCATTCCAAATACCACTTTGTTTAACCCTTGCTATGAGGTGAACCCACAGTCTGGCAGAACCAGAAGCCCAGACAGGCCAagcccttgcccaaggtcacacagccaggatgcAGACCCAGGCCGGTCTGACCCAGAGGCCAGGCCCCGTACTCACACGATGCTGATGAGAACCAGGGCGCTGGGGATGCCCGCCCCAGGGCCCTGGTCCACGGACGGTTCCGAGAAGCGGGAACTGAGGGAGACTGCAGGAGAGCAACTCAGTCAGACAGACACCCCAGTGCACCCCCTGGCTCCGCTCTTCTGCCCGCCCTGCCCAGGCCCGATGGGACGCACCCGAGGTGTGCATGCCAGCGCGGGTGCAGGGGTCGGGCTCCGCGTGCTGGGGCCCGTCGCCGTGACCCCTCCAACTCAGGGGCCGCTTCCGCCGCCGCAGGCCTGACAGCAGTCCCCGGCCgtccttcccaccttcctccaGGGACAGCTTCTCAGCCTTGGCGAGCTCCCGCTCTGCGGACACAGGACAGAGCTCTGCGCATCTGCCGGACCAGGCCAGGCCCCCCGGCCCCGCCGGGCTGCGCGCCTACCCAGGTGGTGGAAGTATTCCTCGATGCCGCTCCACGAGTTCTTCTCGATGAGGGACTTCACGAGGCTCCACGGCTGCTTCCGGTAGCGGATCTCAGAGGACACCCTGGGGGGGACGGGGCGGGGGGGTCAGGCTCTGACTGCAGCCTTGCTGCCCCATTCCCCAGGGTGCTTTCCTCCCCCTAATTCAGAGAGGGCCCCGTCACCCCAAATGCCGGccgtcagccctaggccccctgTCCAGACCCCCGACCTGGGCGAGGCTCCGCCTGTGCTCCCTCTGCGCTGCCCACCCGCACCGGCGGCTCAGGCCACACCTCGCCCCGCACCCTTCCACTCTGCAGCTGCGCCCCAGCCCCACAGGGCTCTAAGCGACAGCCGACAGCCCCAACCGAGCTTCCCATCCCCTCACCCGCCGCCCCCCACCTGCCCCGTCCTCCAGCGGCGGCTCCGGCCTGCTAGTGGGTCAGGCCAAACACCTCAGGGTGGCCCTGACCCCTCGGGGCCCCAACACTTCTCCTCTGCCGCTGACTCGGGCGCGGGGAGTGGGCGGGGCCCGGGGCCCCCCGCCGGGCCGGCTCACCGGAGGCGGGCCTTGTTCCGGGCAAGGCCCAGGATGCAGTAGCGGTGGACTGTGTAGAAGTAGTCCTGGTAGGGGATGCCCTGCGTCAGCACCTCCGAGTCCACCACGCAGCCGCCCGCCTGCGGGCCGCGCCGGAACAGCGTCTGCGCAGACGGGCGGGGGTCAGGGCTGCCCCGGCCCTCCCACCCCCGTCCCCGGCTCCAcccgccccgcccgccggccGCCCCGCCCGCACACCTGCGTCTCCACCACGGAGGCGCTCTTGGGACCCAGCGGGTTGCTGATGGGGATGGTGTAGGTGAGCACCCGGCGCTGGTGGCACTTGCTGTCCCCGCTCCAGGGGCTCAAGGTCAcgtctgggggagggaggagcagaaTGAGGAGACCGTTCTCCAGGCCTTTGCCCACAGGCTCTAGGAGACTCGGCTTCTTTAGAAGGTTCTAGTTCTCTGGAGACTTGGCCCCAAACCCGCCCCTCCTCGTGTCCACACTCCGGTGTCTGCCCACCTTCCTTGTGGACGCATAAAACTTGAGATGTTGGTGATACTCAGAGCTGGGACTGCTCTCTTCCCTACACTTCTCAGCCCTCCTGGGGctcatcctctcctgcagcctcagtttccctctctgtcCCAGTCCTGACTTCTCCCCTGAGTCTCGGACCTCGGCTCCTGAACACCTTCCCCTGGAAATCCCCCAGACTTCTCACACCAGGCCCATACGGGCCTCAGCATCTCCTCAAACTAGCCCCTTATCTAGGGGCCCCACCTCAAGAGTGGGCCCCATGTCCTCTAGGCTCCCCCCAGAGCCCTGGGCCTTGCCTGGACACTCCCTCCCCTGTCTGTTGATCCGACCTCCTGAGCATGGCTTCTGGCTCTGCCTATCCTTGCCTGGCCAGGGCCCTCTCCAGCCTCCCCCCAAGTTCCTGGCCTCAGCCACCTCAGGGGTAGCTTCTTAAAGCTAACCCTGACACTATCCTTTATCTGCCTGGAATACTCCATGGCTCCCCAGTACCCCCAGACAGAGTCTGAGTTCCTCAGTCTGAGTGCCAGTCTCTCCAGGATATAAACATAGTTTGGGGGACTTGTATGTCCCCAACACAAGACACAATCTTACTCATTCTGCAGAGGATTCTATGTGGTTCATTTTCATCAATacagaaaaaagaacagataaaAATGACCACCTGACTAGCCCCCCCAACTTCAATCTCTTTCGCAGCCTCCTGAGCTCCTCTGCTGGGCCCACCGCCAACTCTTCCCCCCGAATCTGGTGCTGGGGCTGCCCCCTCCACACCTGGCTGCAGGGACCCTGCTGGCCTCCCGGGTttctctcccccacctccttTCCCTGGTAGCCTCAGCTCCTCCTCAGGCCTCAACTTCACAGCCTTCCAGCAGCCTCCCCTGACACCCCCAGATCACAGATACCCCTGACACTCACACCTCCTCGTGTGAGCATCTATATTCTGTTGTTCTCACTAGATTCTGGAGTTCGTCTGTCCTGGTCTCTGCATGGGCCTGACAGAGTGGGCACTAAATGTGTGATCATTAActcatatttattaaatgttgacTGTATGCTACTCTCCTGGGCACTTTTCTAGTATTGCCTCATTTAGTTCTCATGAGACCCTGACAAGGCAGGTCCATTATCACACCCCCAttatacagaagaggaaactgaggcacagacaggctCAGGACCCAGctggtaagaggcagagctgcTCTGGTCTTGCTGATGCTGCTTTTACCTCCCCCAGCCGGCCACACCTAATCCGCACGGCAGGGCCTGCCCATTTCCCTGCTTACTACTGCCCCGTCCCACCCTCCCCGCGCTGTCCCTGTCGTCCCGTGTCGTGtgtccctgcccccccccccccgaccccggGTAACCTCGGCCCGCTGACCTGTGAACTTGCACTGCTGCAGGAAGCCCTGCAGAAAGGGCGAGTCCGAGAAGAGCATCTGCTGCAGCCGCTCGGCGCCCACGTGGAAGACGGAGTTGATGAGGAGACGGCCAGAGAGATCGGGGAGCAGGGCGGCCAGGTCCGCTGGCAACAGAGAGGGACGCTGGGTGATGCCACTTGCAGTCCCCCCTCCTGAGCGAGGCTCTTCCATTTCCCTCCGGGTGATcgctcctccccactcccagccccatcCTGGACGGGAGTGGACACCGACACGGAGCACCACTCGGCCCTCTCGGCCACAGAGATGGCTTCAGGGTGGGCGTGCGGCCCAGGCCCAGCAGATCAGAGCCACCACCAGCGGTTCAAGGTGGAGCACACACCTAGGCCAGCCAACTGCGGCCACAGGACCACAGGACGGGCACGTGCTCCCAGGCTCAGCAGCCTGTGGCTCTTggtcacagtgattggttcaggggcGCGTGAGTGACGCAGGGTCGACCAATCAGACACAGGGACTGGTTTAGGGGTGGGCTTGTTCTCCAAGTTGGACCAATAGGGCCAACCCTAGAGCTTTTGGTGCAGCCCCTGGGAAAAGCATGCTTTCTCCCCACTGGGCTTGTctggggcagagctgggcctctctctgctccctcaAGAGTAGAGGCTACCTGAGAATGAAGTTTCTCtgcataaaatggaaataataataataatagccaacatgTACTAACTGGCCCAAGCACTTTACACATACTAACCCATTTAACTCTCTAACAACaaccaacaaccctatgaagtgggtattattattgctaactccatttttcagatgaggaaaatgaggctcagagaggttaaataacttgcccaagttacacagctgggaagcaggatggccagaatttgaaccccgGCAATCTGGCTTCCAAGTCTGGGCTCTGATCCACCCTGCCCTGCTGCCTTCAAAGCAGAGCCAAGGACAGACGGACTTCTAACCCTGCTGTCTGAATGcctcccctgcccacctcccgGATATTTTAGTCCCAAGAGCCAGCACATCCCTGGCTTACTCAGGTCCGAGTGAGGTTTGTCGTGTGTGGTGTGGGCACCGCCTCACCTTCCTCCCCCGTGGACGAGGAGGAGTTACTCGTGTCCGTCAGCAGCTCGTCATTGGGCAGCAGGTCCAGGGGGCCCAGGGTGGTGGGCCCGTCAGGCGGGGTGGGCTCTGCGCTCGGGGGTTCGGCCACCGGGGTCACGGTCTGGCTGGAGGAGGCGTCTGGCTGGCTGTCCGTCTGCTCCTCCTTGTCCTCCTCTACCTGCAGAGAAAGGCTTGATCCAGCCTCGGCCCACCTCCGTCCCAGCCTGAGGGCCCCCGTGTGTCCACATCGGCCAGAAGGACTCGAGATGGCAGGAAAAGCAATGCCGGGAGGCACATGTGGACGGAGGGCTTTGGCTATGAGGGGCCCCTACTGGGCCTGTCTTGGATGCCTGGGCCGTAAGCTTTCATATGCCTGTCCTTTCCATCTGTCTGTCCTGTccaggccttgtctgtctcctacctcatccatccttccttccagctcttgcCTCTTTTGTCTCTCACCCTTTCTGTCTGTGTGTCCCCCTTCTGCCTGTCCCTGTCTTTCCCTATCTGTCCCTATTTTCCTTGCTCATCTTCCCAGCTGTCTCATCCCTCCAACTGTCCCCTCCCTTACCCCTCCATCCACctcttctctgtccctctgtccatcccctcccctgtcccctctACCTGTCAGTCTGTCCCTCTCCCCGACAccacctccagccttcctctgcctcttcccGTAAGCACCCTCTCTCTTCCGCCCTCCTGCTCACCCCGTGGTCTGCATCGCTGCTGGCCCGGGAAAGGTTGGGGGTGATACGGCCGCGGCGCGAACCCACTGGGCTCGGCTCCTGGCTGTGGTCAGCTGCCCCCGAGGGGGCGATGTCACTCAGCGCGATCACATCTCCCACTTCCTTGGGAGTCCTGTGGTGAAAGGGAGGATGGGGACCGCTGTATCTTTCAGACCCCACATACCCCTCAGTCCACTCGGGACTCCAGGAGCTCCTCAGGCAGCGTCTCCCTGACCCCAGGAACCAGCCGCCAATCTCCGACTCACCCCAGACCGTTCAGCTGCAGGGGGCAGACATAGTCCTCGTCCTCGCTGGTGAGGCCCAGCTCTGAGCCGTAACACTGGTGCACCAGGTGCCAGAGCTCGCGGGGACTCAGCGTCTGGGGGGGCAGGACGTGGGGTTGGCCTCCACCTCCCTGGGGCCAGAGCTCTTCCCGCCCCTGGCCCAACAAGCCCTCAGCCTCAGCAGTTCCCCCCGGTTTCCACCAGGGGGCAGCATGCTCTCCCATCCCAGACCTCGCCCAGTGGCTCTGCACCCCGCACCGCCCTGCATCCCCTCTGCCCCTTGCCTAGGAGCCAGCCTGCCCAGGATGTCCCCCTTAGGTCCTCTCAACACTCCCAGAGCTACAAGTTACCGTTCCCAGTTTTACAGAGGAGACTAGGAGGCCCCAGGAGGGGAAGTCAcgagctcaaggtcacagaggtgACCAGAGGCAACTCTGGGATTCAAACCCGGCCAGACTCCAGAGGCGGTGCTCCCACCCGCCGTGTGTCCTGCCCCAGCTGTCTTCCCAGGTGTCCTCAGAGCCCTGGACTTTCAGCTACCACGGCCAGAGTGGCTGGACGACGAGGATATAACAGTAACAATAGTAACAGCAGCGGCAGCCATTCACGGAGCTGTTGCCACGGGCCAGGCATCTCCCGACCTGGCTCAGTCTTCAGAACAACTCTGCGAAGGAGGTGCCGACACAGTCAGCACTTTAAGACAATGACTCGGAGATGCAGTAACGTGCCCGAGGCCATCCACTAGGAAGTGGCAGTGCTGGGATGTGAGCTGGGGGCTGCTCTAGCACCCTGGGGCTAACCACTGGGCAACCCTGGCTCTGAGCACTtactctgggccggccctgggtgCTAGGAGTAGGCACGGTCCCCAGTGGACCGATGGGGTTTGGTGATTTCCCTGGGTCTCTCAGCttctcagtggtggggctggaacTCCAACCCCCAGTCTGGCCCCAGGGCCTGGGTTTGAACCCTCCTCTGCCCTCGTCCTCCCTGGAGACCCTGAGGCTGCACTGTCCTTCCCTCAGGTTCCTGCTCCAGTGCCCTTGCCCCCGAGGATGGCCACAGCCGGAGCTGCCCCCAGAGGACGGGACGCGGCGCAGCCCTGGGGAGCGGGTCTGGGCCTTCCGAGGTGCTGGAGGCCAGCAGGAGCAGATGCTGTGCCATGCCTGCCCGGTCTCTATctaccctccctccctgccagcagACCCCTGATTTGTTTGGGGTGAAAATCTTCCCCAGCCCCAATCTTTCCTGTGCCACATACCCAGCAATCTTTGCAACCAACGGTGGTCATGTGACCCAGTTCTAGCCAAAGTAACACACAGTGAAGTCGGCTAAAGGAGGCTTTCCCTCCCTGATAAAGAAAGCTCACTTTCTATCCACCCCTTTCCTGCTTCATGTTTGGGATACTTATGTGAGGGCATGACACCTGGAGCTGTAGCAGCCATCTGGCAACCATGAAGCAACAAGCATGTGGACAAAACATCAATATGCAGAGGCGGACAGTGTGGAAGAATGGACAAGAGATTGGGTCCTTGATGACACAGGGGAGCCATCAAACCCACCTTGACTGCCTGCCTCCAGACCTCTTGTCACATGAGTATCAATATGACGCAGGGGTTGAGTGGACTCCAGAACCTGAGTGCAATGGGtcagaacccagctctgccacataagagcctgtgtgaccatgggcaagtctatccctcctgcctctctggtgaATAAAGGTACTAACCATACTGCCTCACAGGATGGTTGTGAATTCATGAAATGCTCAGAACAGGCCTGGCACCCAGTGGcaccataaatgttagctattattattgcctTCTGCAATAATTCAGGGTCTGTTTGCTTAAACCATTGTGTGGTTGGGTTTTCAGTGGCTTGCAGTCGAATGCATCCTACATCAACTCACGCAACACTAGCAGGTATTTCCAGGAGAGTCGCTCGGCGCGGGGGCACGGGGGACTATCAGAATGCGATACATCAAAGTCTCAAGACTCTTACTCAAAACCTCTGGGCGAGACATGATTCAAAATTAAGAAATCTGGGGATTTAAGAAGGATAATCAGTGCCTATACTGTATGCTGTAACACAGCACCAATAATAATTTAGTCTCCAGTCCAGTGTAGACCAGAGGTTCTCAGGGTGTGGTCCAAGGACTCCTGGGGGTCCCCTAGACCCTTTTGGGGGTCCATGAGCTCAAGATCGTTTTCCTCAGTACAACAAGTGTTCCTGGTAGGATAAGATGTCACTCGCCCTTTTCAATTCTCTTCCCTCATGAgagtacagtggagttttccagaagctCCGAGACATGTGACGCTGTCCTTCTGGCGGCTAATGCAGTGTGTGCCTGTGTATCTCATGTTTAAAAATGTCCCAGTCTCAATTCCTAATGCAATAACTATTGGTAGATATCACCCACTTACACAAAAGCTTTTTGAGGCTACAAGTGCTTTAAAGAGTGAAAGGGTTCCTGGAACTATAAAGTTTGAGAATCCCTGGTATAGTCTATTCCGGACACTCTGACTTTATGTTGAATTACAATTATATCTAAGATTTACCCAAGTCataaacattaatattttttGTCCTGAAACGTATGAATAGTCACATTAATTGAGATACAGACTTGTGCTATACAAGAAGCATATGTGGCCAAttaagtttaaattaattaaaatggaatGAAATGAAGAATGCAGATCCTCAGTCCCACTAGCCACTTGTCAAGAGTCCAGCAGGCACAGGTGGCCACTGGCTGCTGTAGCGGCCAGCACAGATAGAGAGCACTTCCACCACAGCAGAAAGTTCTACCGGACATGCTGATGCAGACGATAAATAACCGTGTTAGCTCATGTTAGATTTTGTTGCCACACATATAAAAAAACCTCCTCATTCTCAGAGCATTCTGGATTTGCAGATGGGGAATGAGGGCCACAGATAGGCATCTCctgtgggcaggggctggggctgcagccCGTGGCGGCCCCCTGGTGGGGCCCACAGAGGTAGCTGCAGGTGTGTTGGCCTGGTGCCCATGGAGAAGAGCTGGGGGTCCCCCCATTCCTTGAGTTCTGGCACCCCTGGCTCCATGGTCCCCCTGGCCTACCCCCAAAATCCCCCACCCAGGTCTGCTCCAGGCCCACCTTTTCAAGCAGCGCGTTCTGCCAGAGACGGAAGATGAGGAGGAAGCAGCGGTCCCTGGCCCCGAAGGAGGTGAAGAAATGCTGCAGGAGAGACAGGGGTGTGAGCGGTGGGGAGAGCACGGCCAGAGGGAGGGAggctccctccccacccacactTGTTCCCAGATCTCCATCCTCGTGTATCTATTCATTCACCCCTTCATTCCTTCCACAGAATGTTTATCCTGTGCCCACCCACCACTGGACGAGGCTGGAGTCACCGTGATGAGGAGACGGCCCCGGCCCTGTCCCCGGAGCTCACATCCAGGGCAGGGAACAGGCACACCTCCAGACAGGGGCAGCCCAGAGTGGTCAGGCTGTGAGGGGGGTAGCCCAGGGCACTTTTCCAGTCTCCTTTGCCCACTAGGGATGGTCAGCTGAC
This genomic window from Diceros bicornis minor isolate mBicDic1 chromosome 34, mDicBic1.mat.cur, whole genome shotgun sequence contains:
- the GRAMD1A gene encoding protein Aster-A isoform X3 — translated: MEKAGCKMIHTTPHSGRSTPSSSPSLRKRLQLLPTSRPPPEPEPGTMVEKGSDSSSEKGGVPGTPSTQSLGSRNFIRNSKKMQSWYSMLSPTYKQRNEDFRKLFNKLPEAERLIVDYSCALQREILLQGRLYLSENWICFYSNIFRWETTISIQLKEVTCLKKEKTAKLIPNAIQICTESEKHFFTSFGARDRCFLLIFRLWQNALLEKTLSPRELWHLVHQCYGSELGLTSEDEDYVCPLQLNGLGTPKEVGDVIALSDIAPSGAADHSQEPSPVGSRRGRITPNLSRASSDADHGVEEDKEEQTDSQPDASSSQTVTPVAEPPSAEPTPPDGPTTLGPLDLLPNDELLTDTSNSSSSTGEEADLAALLPDLSGRLLINSVFHVGAERLQQMLFSDSPFLQGFLQQCKFTDVTLSPWSGDSKCHQRRVLTYTIPISNPLGPKSASVVETQTLFRRGPQAGGCVVDSEVLTQGIPYQDYFYTVHRYCILGLARNKARLRVSSEIRYRKQPWSLVKSLIEKNSWSGIEEYFHHLERELAKAEKLSLEEGGKDGRGLLSGLRRRKRPLSWRGHGDGPQHAEPDPCTRAGMHTSVSLSSRFSEPSVDQGPGAGIPSALVLISIVLIVLIALNVLLFYRLWSLERTAHTFETWHSLALAKGKFPQTATEWAEILALQKQFHSVEVHKWRQILRASVELLDEVRL